A region from the Triticum aestivum cultivar Chinese Spring chromosome 3D, IWGSC CS RefSeq v2.1, whole genome shotgun sequence genome encodes:
- the LOC123075656 gene encoding uncharacterized protein produces MAFHQRSTSLPSRPHVSETEVELELQSLEASISSSNSISMMCDGLRTLANIYDGLEEIICLPSNQVCSSQQRSMLDGEMDGSLELLDLCSAMQEIFVEMKAIIQELQVALRKGDDAATQVKIQSYTRLVKKSKNLFKKTAKKAPADCSMVMLLAKAREIALSLLESTLHLLSKQIEMPKQSLVSKAFHKKKAAVCKEDQLLGLECSIGDLESGAGHLFRKLVQSRVSLLNILSS; encoded by the coding sequence ATGGCTTTCCACCAAAGATCGACAAGTTTGCCTTCTAGGCCTCACGTCAGTGAGACCGAAGTCGAGCTAGAGCTTCAGAGCCTAGAAGCAAGCATCTCTTCCTCTAATTCCATCAGCATGATGTGCGATGGTCTCAGGACTCTTGCAAACATCTACGATGGTCTTGAAGAAATCATCTGCCTACCAAGCAACCAAGTTTGCTCCTCCCAGCAGAGGAGCATGTTGGATGGAGAAATGGACGGTTCTCTTGAGCTGCTAGATCTCTGCAGCGCCATGCAAGAGATCTTTGTCGAGATGAAGGCCATCATCCAAGAGCTGCAAGTGGCTCTAAGGAAAGGTGATGACGCAGCTACTCAGGTCAAGATCCAATCCTACACCCGCTTGGTGAAGAAGTCGAAGAATCTTTTCAAGAAGACCGCGAAGAAGGCTCCTGCAGATTGTAGCATGGTCATGCTGTTGGCCAAGGCTAGAGAGATCGCTTTGTCTCTGCTGGAGTCCACACTCCATCTCTTGTCGAAGCAAATCGAAATGCCTAAACAGTCTCTTGTTTCCAAGGCATTTCACAAGAAGAAGGCAGCTGTTTGCAAGGAGGATCAATTGTTGGGGCTAGAGTGCAGTATCGGAGATCTCGAGAGTGGAGCAGGACATCTGTTCAGAAAATTAGTCCAGAGCAGAGTTTCCCTACTCAACATCCTTAGCTCATAG
- the LOC123075657 gene encoding uncharacterized protein: MAFHQRSTSLPSRPHVSETEVELELQSIEASISSPNSISTMCDGLRTLANIYDGLEEIICLPNNQVCSSQQRSMLDGEMEGSLELLDLCSAMQEIFVEMKAIIQELQVALRKDDDAATQAKIQSYTRLVKKSKNLFKKTAKKAPADCSMVMLLAKAREISMSLLESTLHLFSKQIEMPKQSLVSKAFHKKKAVVCKEEQLLGLECSIGDLESGAGHLFRKLVQSRVSLLNILSS, from the coding sequence ATGGCTTTCCACCAAAGGTCGACAAGTTTGCCTTCTAGGCCTCACGTCAGTGAGACCGAAGTCGAGCTAGAGCTTCAGAGCATAGAAGCAAGCATCTCTTCCCCTAATTCCATCAGCACGATGTGCGATGGTCTCAGGACTCTTGCAAACATCTACGATGGTCTTGAAGAAATCATCTGCCTACCAAACAACCAAGTTTGCTCCTCCCAGCAGAGGAGCATGTTGGATGGAGAAATGGAAGGTTCTCTTGAGCTGCTAGATCTCTGCAGCGCCATGCAAGAGATCTTCGTCGAGATGAAGGCTATCATCCAAGAGCTGCAAGTGGCTCTAAGGAAAGATGATGACGCAGCTACTCAGGCCAAGATCCAATCCTACACCCGCTTGGTGAAGAAGTCCAAGAATCTTTTCAAGAAGACCGCGAAGAAGGCTCCTGCAGATTGTAGCATGGTCATGTTGTTGGCCAAGGCTAGAGAGATCTCTATGTCTCTGCTGGAGTCCACACTCCATCTCTTTTCGAAGCAAATCGAAATGCCTAAACAGTCTCTTGTTTCCAAGGCATTTCACAAGAAGAAGGCAGTTGTTTGCAAGGAGGAGCAATTGTTGGGGCTAGAGTGCAGTATCGGAGATCTCGAGAGTGGGGCAGGACATCTGTTCAGAAAATTAGTCCAGAGCCGAGTTTCCCTACTCAACATCCTTAGCTCATAG